The region CtttttttgttctttccatATACATAGCACTCAAACCttacttttttttcttttttctctcaTTCccgctcctcttccccttaTCTTCTCCTTTTATTCGCCgacctttctttttctcttttcttaGACCTATTTCCACTACATCTTGTTTGCCAGGAGTCAATGTTATTCTTCTGTCTCTCTTGTCTCGTCCATCTCTTTTTCACACCCACACATCTGACTTGTAAGGTGCTATGCCATGACCGATAAAAATTGTGGCCATCAACCTACGGCCGTTAGAATGTCTCCCCTTTCTGTTCTCCCTCTGCTGTCAGTGCATGGAGTGCTCTGATGCTCTGATATTCTGATATTCTGATATTCTGTTCGCGGGTCGAGCTAGAGCGAATACAAATATACAATCCATCTTAAGATATACCAAAACCACACATGTACATGTATACATGCACGCTTGAAGTTTGCGTAGTAATGTATAGCATCTGCCCGTCCTGCAGCCATTTCTGTTTCTCATTATAGTGTGCGTAACTGCTTTTGAGTTGACTGATAGATGGTGCTTGATGGTCCTCTTGCCTTCCTCAGAAGTCGAGTGTTCGTCAAGGCATGTGAATAGTGCGATGGGAACCCTCTAAATGCAGTACCCAATAACTATCCCATTCATGCTGGCGAGAATTTCAACATATATATCTTATGTACATCTGGGAATTTGTAATGCAAGCCGAGCTAAGCTCATTCTACAAAGTACCCAACCACCACTGGTGGCATACACAAATGACTCTGTACTTCGTAATCAAGAACCatatgaagagaaaagacGACTCATGGTCATTTCAATTATTGTCCAACTATAACTGAGGTGACATAACTGGCAGAAAAAtgagaaagggaagaaagacataATGCATTTCAACAGAACCATCACATGCCTAGATGGGCTGAAGATGGCGAGAGACTCTAGCTGATCTGTACGGTCTTCTTGGCTCATAAGGTAGTTAAATAGACATCACTAACGCAAAAATagagggagagagaaaatgTACGGAACAGAGGGGGGAcaatgctgaggaaggatgCAGGGTGAGAGTAGGAAGGAGGgttagaaaaaaaaaatacatTTCCACACGCCTGTTCCGTTGTCAGAGACAAAAAAAGCTTTTTGACGAGATAAACCAGCTACATGACTTCCAGCAAAGACTCAGGATTATTGAGATCCTACTGgttttgttgctgctgtttccATCTAGGCACCCACTTCCCACCGGTACCGCTGGCAAGAGGTTTGGGTTCTTCAGGCTTAGGGGACGAAGTTGGCGGGGTTTGTGTGCGGGAGGGCGGCTGGGAGGAGCGCTGGCTGGGGGGCACGTAGCGGTTGCCCGCGGGAGGGGCGGCGTCAGAGCCACCGCGAGCGTGAGGGGGCACGTAGCCGCCAGTTCGTCGTGGAGGCTCAGGCTCGGCCTTGGGCGCCTCAGGGGCAGCGCCACCGGCGGCTTCCTTAGCGGCTTGACGCTCACGCCAGCTAGGGCCACCGCTAGTGCGAGGAGCAATGTTAAGACGAGGAGCAGTACGGACTTCAGACTCTGTACGGGGAGGCTCTGAGAGGCCAGCTCGCTTGGCGCGGAGGcgagcttctgcttcctcctcacGCTGTCTCTGCTTGGCGGCAATTTCATCCATTTTACTGTGATACAAGTTAATTGGGGAATATTGAGTTTGTGCTTTGGGTGGTACTGAcgctctctcttcctcacgTTTGGCCTTCTCTTCGGCCAGGATGCGGCGGCGCTCTGCATCTCTAGCAGCAcgttcctcctcctcgcgcttgatgcgctcttcttcctccctcttGGCACGCTCGGCGTTTTCGCGCTCGATTTTCTCGCGGCGTCTGCGTTCTTGAACTTCCTTGACgcgctgcttcttcttggcttcaaACTCTCTCTCGGCGGCCTTGCGACGCTTCTCAAACTCCTCGTGACGCTTCTCTGAAACTTCCTTACGGAAGCTGCTGAACACAGGAATAAGGCGGCTGAGACGGTGCTTGAGAGCAACAGCTTCCTTATGcttggcctcggcctcggcaaGAGTCTGGGCCTTCTGGCGCTCGTAAATTTCCATATCAACCTTCTTTTGAGCTTCATAATCCTCAGCAATGTGCTTCAGTTCCTCACGACGGAAAGCACGCTCCAAGTGATCAATACGCTTGCCAGTGGCCCGGACGCGCTCAGTaagctcgttcttctccttctctaaCTGCGCAAGCTTAATGGCACGGAGGCGGTTGGCatcgagatcctccaggtCGATTTCATTGAGATCAATACCCTTGACGCCGCTCTTCAGTTCTTCAAGTTGCTTCTTGAGTTCCTGCTGACGGATGCGGTCTTGCTCATCCTTGATGCGCTTCAGCTCGCGCTCacgctgctcttcagcaagtcgctgcttctcagcctcctggAGTTGCTGTGTGCGGATGCGCTTGCGagtttcctcctccttttgcttGCGCTGCAGGGCATCTGTagcagcctccttcttcttctcaatgATGACACGACGTTCGAGAGTGTCCTCGTGTTCCTTGGCAGCACCAGCCGCAGCGCGAGTAAGAGCGGCCTGCTTGGCTTGGAGACGAGAGTCGTTGTATGACGGGTCGACATACATGCATGTGACGTGAAGGGTCTTAGCCAGACGGGTGAGCTGCAGGCGGGCAATTTCAGCAGGGGTGTTCTGGAGACGCTGTACCGAGCCGAGTTCGCTTTCTGCGGAACCGGCAGCGCTGCCAGAGTGCAAAGCCTTGGCGGATGAGAAAACGTCGGTGTCAAAGGTGAGGACACCGGAGATGTGGTCGACACGAATGGCAAGGTCACCCTTCTTGCAACCGTTCATGATGAACTTTTCAATCATGGAAGGAGTAATCTGGAAGGGGTCGGGGAACTGAGCAAGTTCGTAAACGAACTTAAGCTCAACCGACTCGTAGACCTGCGagagctgctggaagagacGGGTGAGGATGACCTGCTGTAGAGGGACAACATACTTCTCCATCTCGGGATCATCACCGATCTTCTTGAGGATGGGGGTGACCTTCTTACAGATAGACAGGGGGTGGAAGTCAACTTCCAGAATGTTGTAAAGTTCACGAATCTCGGGGCGGACACGCTTGAGCAAGCCCTTGTTCAGGGCATCTCTGAATAGGACAGCACGAGTGGGGCTTTGCAACATTCCGAGCAGGTTAGTGAGACGAGTGTTCTTGTTCTTACGGACCTCGTCCACGTCAATTAGCGCGCCCCGCGAGCGAGACGTGCTGATGACGGGGATGGCCAGGGCAGATAGAAGAACAAAGGAAGCGGCCTTCGTCATATCGGCCTCGGTAACTGAAGGGTGGTCCTTCTTGGAACCCTGGTTGGTGGAAAGTGTGACGGCGGATTGACGGAGGAGGTTGTAGTAACGGCTCCAGGCAGCAGCGTGGAATAGATAGTTCTCGCTAACAAGGAAAATACGAGCCAGCTTCTCGTAGTAGTTGGCCATCATAACGTTCTTAGCGGGGCGCTTGCTGAGGCTCAAGAGAGTATGGATATCCTCGATGCTGCGGAAAGCTTCCTGCCAGAGTTCCAGCTCCACGGCAACGTTAAGCTGCTGGAACCTAGTGTCCAAGTGACGCTGCAGAGTATCCGGGTCGCTGAGGTTAATAGCGTGCATCTGGGCAGAGTACTTGGCGGCGTTCTGAACATGGTTGCGGAGAAGTTCGCAGAGTCTGCGGAACTCGGTCTTGCGGGTGTACTTCAAGCAGAACTGGAAAGCCTGTAGAGCGGTGGTCTGGTACATGATCTCCAAGCGAGCGttgttcttcaggatctCCAAAACAGTTCGGTACGTCTCCCACAGGAACTTGAGCCATGGGGTAACCACGGCACGGTCGGTTCGGTCACGGGACTGCTCACCAGAAACGGTAGCAAGGAGAATAGTCTCGGGGGTCTCGATtgcttccagatcttcaacgTTGGACGAGGGAGCGGCCGACTCGAGGGATGACTGAATCTCATCGGCCTTAGCCTGGGCCTCagtcaccttcttctccgcaagctcgatgaaCTTCTTGAGAACGATCTGCATAATCTTATTAGACCACCGCCAACCCACAATATCATCCTGGCTTTTCATACCTCGATAGTTCCCACATTGGAGTTCTGAGCGATGTTTTTGTACTGATACAGGCCATCCTTGGCAGCCTTACCTTTGCGGAGATCGACGCACAGCTCAACAAAGAGGAGCATGACCGGCTCGAGAGACGCGATCGGGCTGCTGCGCGTCCGCTTGGACGTAGCATGTTCGTGGAGGACGGTCAGGGCGGCCGGAGCCTGGCCCACGGCGATAAGTTCCTGGGCCCTCTTCAGGCGAAATGCACGTTAGAACCAACATGCCCGTAAATTATTTTGTTCCCTCCCAGACTTCAGAGGCGGTTGCAACCTACTTTCAGGACATTTTCAGGTTTGATatgcggcggaggcggcatGATGGGCGATGTAATAAGCGATGTTTAGTATTCTCAGTAGGGCACACAAGTCGTTAAAGCGAACTCGACAAGGGATAGGCGCAGGTCGAGTCAAAAATGCGCAACTTGCGGGCAGCAGATTTGACAGCCAAAAGTCCCTGATTAGATGATGCTGCCACGCGACGGTTGGCCTGGACGTGGGAGGGGAGGCGTCGGTGGTTGTGCGAGAGCCAGAAAAAAACCCAAACCACAGCCCGCCGCCTACTCCCTCCGCTTTGGGTTTAAGCGATTAGGTCACATGACTCATATATACTCCAGTATCTCAACCGTCCACGAACTATAAACTACGTCGCACTCATGTACATTCTGGCATTTTGACCGGTCTGCAATGTCCTGGGGAGCTCTGTAAGGAGCATCTGTGCTTCAGTAGAACGCGATTGGGTCTTTATCCGTGCACAACGAGGGAGGTGACTTCAAAAGAGGACTCAGTACTTACTCTGCTGTCGTCTATACGTCCGCCCCAGAACTGGGGCCCCCCTCATCTACTGTCATAGCTCTGTGATTTTCGCAAGCGATGCCAATTTCAAATATAACAACTGCAAGACGCTTGAACTGTTGACAGATACCAATGATATTAACCAAGCAGTCAAGATCACGTGAGGCATATGAAACGCCGGTCACGTTTGGTATGTATCCGGTTGGGGGCTCTCCACACAAAGCTCAAGCTTCTCCAGAAATATTTGTAGGGCAACATAACAATTGACGTTGAAATCGGCACAGTCTTAAGGGGGGTATCTATAATAGATTTTAGGGCCTCCCGGATAATaaacgaaaaagaaaaacaaaggCTGATCGTCAGCCGTTGATGAGCATCTGGAGAGAAGGACCAGGATTCAGGGGGCCTGGGAAGGTTAGGCCGGTGGAGGCTAACACACTTTGTTCAGTACGCGGTATCAACAATACAAGTAATACAAGAAGATAGGAGAGCCCCCTCATCTAGTGTCCTGTAAGACGGTAATTCGGCGTACATACCTCTCATAAGCATCAGCTTGACCCTGGTTCATCCATCCCGTTCAGTCCGAGTGCCAGGCTCTTCCCTCGCTCCTCTTGTCGCTCTCTTGATCTCTCGATCTTttccttcgtcttcatccttccaTTATTCTTCTATTAGCTTTCTAGtcgcttttcttttatctaccttccttctcgtcgcctcttcctccgaaGAATAATAACGTCCGCTCGCTCCCTCCCTGACGCCAGCCCTCCACCCACTCTCCTTTCCCCGGCCTCGCGTCCGACCTCACCACCCTCCCCTTACTCCGGTCACCCGGAAGCGCAATCAATCGGGAAACTCTGCGACGTGAAAATCAAGAGCGTCCTAAAGTTATTACCGCCCTTACCGCTGTCGCTTACTGGTCGAACTCCGCTCGCGACCTCTCACGACCGCCCACAAAATGCCTGCCTACGAGCTTCGATCTGGAGGGGacgtcaagaacaagaagcagagTGTGGCCGACCTCAAGTACCGCCGATTGACAGAGCTCAATGCCCGCCTGAAGGAGGATCTCGACCGTCCCCGAGTCAAGGTGTCAGAGGCTGCCATGTCGTAAGTCCAACATCGCGCCCGCCAGCAATTGGTCCTTGTCGCAGTCGCTGATCGCATTGCTTTTGCCAGGCTGATCAATTACTGCAACAATACTCGTGACTTCATGGTACCGTCGGTATGGGGACAGGTATGCAACTCTTACTCCGAAAAGAATTTCCTTCTCTAATGCCGCCCAGGTCGACAAGCGTGAAGACCCATACGCACCCCAAcagcagggaggctgctgtACGATCATGTAATGCCTCATGACACATATACTAGTATGGTCCGAAGCAGACCTATC is a window of Aspergillus nidulans FGSC A4 chromosome VI DNA encoding:
- the tif32 gene encoding translation initiation factor eIF3 core subunit tif32 (transcript_id=CADANIAT00010369), whose amino-acid sequence is MPPPPHIKPENVLKRAQELIAVGQAPAALTVLHEHATSKRTRSSPIASLEPVMLLFVELCVDLRKGKAAKDGLYQYKNIAQNSNVGTIEIVLKKFIELAEKKVTEAQAKADEIQSSLESAAPSSNVEDLEAIETPETILLATVSGEQSRDRTDRAVVTPWLKFLWETYRTVLEILKNNARLEIMYQTTALQAFQFCLKYTRKTEFRRLCELLRNHVQNAAKYSAQMHAINLSDPDTLQRHLDTRFQQLNVAVELELWQEAFRSIEDIHTLLSLSKRPAKNVMMANYYEKLARIFLVSENYLFHAAAWSRYYNLLRQSAVTLSTNQGSKKDHPSVTEADMTKAASFVLLSALAIPVISTSRSRGALIDVDEVRKNKNTRLTNLLGMLQSPTRAVLFRDALNKGLLKRVRPEIRELYNILEVDFHPLSICKKVTPILKKIGDDPEMEKYVVPLQQVILTRLFQQLSQVYESVELKFVYELAQFPDPFQITPSMIEKFIMNGCKKGDLAIRVDHISGVLTFDTDVFSSAKALHSGSAAGSAESELGSVQRLQNTPAEIARLQLTRLAKTLHVTCMYVDPSYNDSRLQAKQAALTRAAAGAAKEHEDTLERRVIIEKKKEAATDALQRKQKEEETRKRIRTQQLQEAEKQRLAEEQRERELKRIKDEQDRIRQQELKKQLEELKSGVKGIDLNEIDLEDLDANRLRAIKLAQLEKEKNELTERVRATGKRIDHLERAFRREELKHIAEDYEAQKKVDMEIYERQKAQTLAEAEAKHKEAVALKHRLSRLIPVFSSFRKEVSEKRHEEFEKRRKAAEREFEAKKKQRVKEVQERRRREKIERENAERAKREEEERIKREEEERAARDAERRRILAEEKAKREEERAKMDEIAAKQRQREEEAEARLRAKRAGLSEPPRTESEVRTAPRLNIAPRTSGGPSWRERQAAKEAAGGAAPEAPKAEPEPPRRTGGYVPPHARGGSDAAPPAGNRYVPPSQRSSQPPSRTQTPPTSSPKPEEPKPLASGTGGKWVPRWKQQQQNQ
- the gpgA gene encoding protein gpgA (transcript_id=CADANIAT00010370); its protein translation is MPAYELRSGGDVKNKKQSVADLKYRRLTELNARLKEDLDRPRVKVSEAAMSLINYCNNTRDFMVPSVWGQVDKREDPYAPQQQGGCLWSEADLSR